A portion of the Acidisarcina polymorpha genome contains these proteins:
- a CDS encoding GH92 family glycosyl hydrolase produces MISRRRFLEGVSALCAVGATETALGKMGERSERTAGTSDPSPFVDIRIGTGGHGHTFPGATVPFGAVQLSPDTFNDQWDWCSGYHISDTSIMGFSHTHLSGTGCGDLLDFLVMPGTGESKIVPGPRSNPDAGYRSRFSHDDEHAEPGFYSVLLKDYGIRAELTATERAGLHRYTFPAGNGAPSTGHIIVDLEHSYAYNGHSAVVTASLAHVAPATLAGGHTTKAWGDGRQIYFTMQFSQQPTRTVFYQDSNVVAQGTQPLTGKSLKCVLFFDLSRDPVVLVKTGISGVDAESAANNLKVEIPGWDFEGIRRNARRKWNEQLSRIAIETENETHRRIFYAALYHASVGPSLFDDVDGRYRGMDKQIHQLDPNQRNYTAFSLWDTYRAAHPLYTLINAERVPDFANTLIRMAEESPSGMPVWPLQGCETGTMTGYHSAAVIAEACNKGIAGVNYQQAYKLMMKRAMVDDYRGLGYYRSKGYIPCDLEEESVSKTFEYCYDDWAIAHVANKLGHLDDAKMLVARSRNYRNYYDRSMNFARPRLSSGEWATPFSPIEMGTSKKWRDFTESNSWQTSFGIQHDAAGLIEIMGGQAKFLAKLNELFDQPSTLPADAPPDIAGLVGQYAHGNEPSHHIAYLYTYAGQPHKTQARVRMLMETMYKALPDGLQGNEDVGQMSAWFIMSSMGFYSVDPVSGNYIFGTPLFDNVRLQLGEGKQLEIIAHRESPKDQYIQSVTFNGKPYTRSWFNHRDIATGGRIVFQMGSEPNLEFGSQPEDFPPSLTLDGA; encoded by the coding sequence GTGATTTCAAGAAGAAGGTTCCTCGAAGGTGTCTCTGCACTATGCGCGGTGGGAGCAACGGAAACTGCACTTGGCAAGATGGGCGAGCGATCCGAGAGGACAGCCGGAACATCCGATCCGTCCCCGTTTGTCGATATCCGGATCGGTACCGGTGGGCACGGACACACTTTCCCGGGAGCAACCGTCCCATTTGGCGCGGTCCAGCTTAGCCCCGACACCTTTAATGATCAATGGGACTGGTGCTCTGGTTATCACATCAGTGACACCTCGATCATGGGGTTCAGCCATACTCACCTGAGCGGGACGGGATGCGGAGATCTGCTCGACTTCCTGGTAATGCCTGGCACTGGAGAGTCCAAGATCGTACCTGGCCCTCGCAGCAATCCGGATGCCGGCTACCGCTCCCGCTTCAGTCACGATGACGAACATGCTGAACCAGGGTTTTACTCCGTTCTGCTGAAGGACTACGGCATTCGCGCGGAGCTGACAGCTACGGAGCGGGCGGGCCTGCATCGATACACCTTTCCTGCCGGCAATGGAGCTCCCTCGACCGGACACATCATTGTCGATCTGGAGCACAGCTACGCATATAACGGCCACTCTGCCGTGGTCACGGCTTCGCTCGCCCATGTCGCGCCAGCCACGCTTGCCGGAGGCCATACCACCAAGGCCTGGGGCGACGGGAGACAGATTTACTTCACCATGCAGTTCTCGCAGCAGCCTACTCGTACCGTCTTCTATCAAGATAGCAATGTGGTTGCACAAGGGACGCAGCCACTTACTGGGAAGTCGTTGAAGTGCGTCCTCTTCTTCGACCTCAGCCGCGATCCAGTCGTCCTGGTTAAGACTGGTATCTCTGGCGTGGATGCGGAGTCAGCGGCCAACAACCTTAAGGTCGAAATTCCGGGGTGGGACTTCGAAGGCATCCGGCGCAACGCACGCAGGAAGTGGAACGAACAACTTTCGCGGATTGCTATTGAGACAGAGAATGAAACTCATCGCCGAATCTTCTACGCTGCGCTATACCACGCTTCCGTTGGTCCTTCGCTCTTCGATGATGTCGACGGCCGGTACCGCGGGATGGATAAGCAGATCCATCAACTCGATCCTAATCAGCGCAATTACACCGCCTTTTCTCTTTGGGACACCTATCGCGCTGCTCATCCACTGTATACGCTGATCAACGCCGAACGTGTGCCTGACTTCGCCAACACCCTAATTCGCATGGCTGAAGAGAGTCCATCCGGGATGCCTGTGTGGCCGCTTCAAGGTTGCGAGACCGGGACCATGACTGGCTATCACTCTGCCGCTGTCATCGCCGAGGCGTGTAACAAGGGCATCGCCGGCGTGAATTATCAGCAAGCCTATAAATTAATGATGAAACGCGCCATGGTCGACGACTACCGTGGGCTTGGTTATTACCGGTCGAAGGGCTATATTCCTTGCGACCTGGAAGAGGAGTCAGTCAGCAAGACCTTTGAATACTGCTATGACGACTGGGCAATAGCCCATGTTGCGAACAAGCTCGGTCACCTTGACGATGCAAAAATGCTAGTAGCTCGTTCGCGTAACTACAGGAACTACTATGACCGGTCCATGAACTTCGCCAGACCCCGGCTATCGAGCGGGGAGTGGGCGACGCCATTCAGCCCCATTGAGATGGGCACTTCAAAGAAGTGGCGCGACTTCACCGAGTCAAACTCCTGGCAAACCAGCTTCGGCATCCAACACGACGCCGCAGGCTTGATCGAGATCATGGGCGGACAGGCAAAGTTCCTTGCCAAACTGAATGAACTGTTCGATCAGCCGTCTACGCTGCCCGCGGATGCTCCGCCCGACATCGCTGGCCTCGTGGGGCAGTACGCTCACGGAAACGAACCGTCCCATCACATAGCCTATCTGTACACCTACGCGGGCCAGCCTCATAAGACGCAAGCCCGTGTGCGAATGCTGATGGAGACTATGTACAAGGCGCTCCCAGACGGTCTTCAGGGGAACGAGGACGTAGGTCAGATGTCAGCCTGGTTCATCATGAGTTCGATGGGTTTCTATTCCGTCGATCCTGTCAGCGGCAACTACATCTTCGGCACTCCGCTCTTTGACAATGTCCGGTTGCAACTCGGCGAAGGGAAACAGCTGGAGATCATTGCGCACCGCGAATCACCAAAGGACCAATATATTCAGAGCGTTACCTTCAACGGCAAGCCCTATACCCGGTCCTGGTTTAATCATCGGGACATCGCCACCGGTGGGCGCATTGTTTTCCAGATGGGAAGTGAGCCTAATCTAGAATTCGGCTCGCAGCCAGAGGACTTCCCGCCATCCCTGACGCTCGATGGGGCGTAG
- a CDS encoding flavin monoamine oxidase family protein: MMNRRNFLAAAAAAAFAPAPFLRAVEAKRRVVIVGGGLAGLSCAYELRKLGFEAIVLEGQGRPGGRVQTLREGLDPGLSAETGATRIPDTHLMTLAYVREFGLPLEPFKGDDLADVVHLRGQNYVAGHGPEPDWPLQLTPEERRLGRAGMAKRYLAGPLEQLKGSGSSPIVPRPLLELDHYTLRQFLEKQGLSTDAIELVLVGADTSLSAALLLLVELNEQVTSGYFHIRGGNDQLPGALAKQLEMGGAIRYGCRVTSIGQDDSSAWALMEHAGGQEAVRGDYVVSALPFSVARNLFAEARLSAEKQRVIREQKYFPVDKIFLQMQKQFWKPKGQSGFANTDLISERFWSLGPESSEERGLLLSYVIGGNAVKLDAMDLQSRVQQTIADAEAVFPGAREHFEAARAKSWSEDPWQRGGLSRFDPGELSFIPVNARREGRIFFAGEHTSRWNGWMQGAIESAHRVVNEINA, translated from the coding sequence ATGATGAATCGGCGGAATTTCCTGGCTGCAGCGGCCGCTGCGGCGTTTGCTCCTGCGCCATTCCTGCGTGCGGTCGAGGCGAAACGGCGGGTGGTCATCGTGGGCGGTGGGCTGGCGGGTCTTTCCTGCGCCTACGAGCTTCGCAAGCTCGGGTTTGAGGCGATTGTTTTGGAGGGCCAGGGGCGTCCCGGCGGCAGAGTCCAGACGCTTCGCGAGGGGCTTGATCCGGGGCTTTCCGCCGAGACCGGAGCGACGCGCATTCCCGATACACACCTGATGACCCTGGCCTATGTGCGGGAATTTGGACTGCCTCTGGAGCCCTTCAAGGGCGACGATCTCGCTGATGTTGTGCATCTGCGTGGACAGAACTATGTGGCCGGGCACGGGCCCGAACCGGATTGGCCCCTGCAACTGACTCCGGAGGAGCGGCGCCTGGGCCGCGCCGGCATGGCCAAGCGCTACCTGGCCGGGCCGTTGGAGCAGCTGAAAGGCAGTGGGAGTTCGCCGATCGTGCCCCGCCCGCTCCTGGAGTTGGACCACTATACGCTGCGGCAGTTCCTGGAGAAGCAGGGTCTGTCGACTGACGCGATCGAGCTCGTCCTCGTGGGTGCCGACACATCGCTGAGCGCAGCCCTGCTGCTTCTGGTGGAGCTGAATGAGCAGGTCACCAGCGGGTACTTCCACATTCGCGGAGGCAACGACCAGCTTCCAGGCGCGTTGGCGAAGCAGTTGGAGATGGGCGGTGCGATCCGCTACGGATGTCGGGTTACAAGCATTGGGCAGGATGACAGCAGCGCATGGGCGCTGATGGAACATGCCGGCGGTCAGGAGGCGGTTCGGGGCGACTATGTCGTGTCGGCGTTGCCATTTTCAGTGGCGAGAAATTTGTTTGCGGAGGCCAGACTCTCGGCGGAGAAGCAGCGCGTCATCCGCGAGCAGAAATACTTTCCAGTCGACAAAATATTTCTGCAGATGCAGAAACAGTTCTGGAAGCCGAAGGGGCAAAGCGGATTTGCGAATACAGATTTGATATCAGAGAGATTTTGGTCGCTCGGACCGGAATCCTCGGAAGAGCGAGGCCTGCTGCTGTCATACGTCATCGGCGGGAACGCAGTGAAACTCGACGCTATGGATTTACAAAGCCGTGTACAACAAACGATTGCCGATGCTGAAGCAGTGTTTCCGGGGGCGCGAGAGCACTTCGAGGCGGCTCGAGCGAAGAGCTGGAGCGAGGATCCGTGGCAGCGGGGCGGTCTTTCGCGCTTTGATCCCGGCGAACTGAGCTTCATTCCTGTCAATGCACGCAGAGAGGGCCGGATTTTCTTTGCTGGTGAGCACACCTCGCGCTGGAACGGATGGATGCAGGGTGCTATCGAGTCGGCACATCGCGTAGTCAACGAGATCAACGCCTGA